In the genome of Impatiens glandulifera chromosome 6, dImpGla2.1, whole genome shotgun sequence, the window AATTTAGAGAAGATATTAAACCTGATGTTCGAGTTCGGACAATTGTGCTTGCTTTCTCCTCCTCGAGCGCCTTGCAGATTCTCGATTCGACATCTTCCTGAAAACATAAGTTTAATTTACgaaaaaaatgttacaattttttttgttaacggTTTCTTATATAGAATCGAATTAAAACACCTTTTGAGGCGTCTCATGTTAGTTGGGTCGGTTTCATCGTATTGCCAACCGTCGAGCTCAGCCTCGTCTTCTTCTGATTGTTCCCTTGAGGAACCACTAGTAActtttattgttgttgttttgtTTCCATTTCCTTTTaagaaacataaattttaatgaattttatatcCAAAACTATCAAATGAGTTTTTTCTTGATCATACCACATTCAGAAGACAAGGGGGAATCAACTGCAGCTGTGAAATCTTTGCTCCTTATATACCCATTTATCATCTCcttcaattaaataaatgtgaatttacattaaaatatttctttaatcacatgattgtaaaaaaaaatagaagatattATTGTATATGTTTCTAAAATAAACCAGTGATCTATTACCAATAACTTTactaattaaatcaattttatcaaattaaaaagtgggttagttttattattaaatatttttttatattagagaagatataaatactttttttatttatttaaaaaatagtaatatataagCTCAATTATTGGTTGGgcatagtatttttattttcacatttacattaaaatgttttatttagatGTAAAATCCTTtctttaataatgaaaaaaaagagaaatttattgtaaatattttctaaaataaatcaGTGATCTATTACCAACAAATTtactaattaaatcaaattaaaaagtGGGTTGATcttattatcaaatattttcatattagagaaagcatattttttttttaggaatggaacaaaaattgaaaaatttagaaaaaataaagtaaattcgAGGATCTCTCTTATCAAGCATATAAAAGCTACATAATTGGTTgggcataatattttttttattttaatgtttgatacatgaattgaaaaaacaataataattagttGAGGATCTTATAAATTTGAAGtcaaataaagaaagaaagaaacaaacaagaCTTTAATGTTCAATTATTGAATAAACGGGGTGAGAGAGAAAGACAAACCGATTTATCGAAGGGAAAAGCGAGATCGCCGGAAAAGACGCCGGCGGCGGGATCATCTTCCAAACCGTGGCTGAGAAATAGTACTTTAGCTCTCTGTTTCTCATCTTTACGATAAAGCTCGTCAAAAGCTAATTGCGATTCGCTGCGTTTTAATATCTCTCCGCCGAGAAACAGAGGATCTCCGATTTGACCTGATTTCTGATCCATTTCTGCCGGCGCCGGCGATAGAATATTTATTGTTCTTGCTTAGCTACTAAGATagatgaagagagagaaagggaaAAAGGAGAGATGAAGCAGTTAGAAGTGTTGTTTATAGTGAAAAAGAAATGGAGAAAAAGTTAAAGGAGGTCTAGTTtgattatgattaaaaaaaatattaaaaccacAACAATCAAAAAGTGATTAGTTTTCTTTCATTTGGTTGTTCCAATGGCGTTTTTTTTGCAATCAAACTAGGCCTTGATGAACTTtcacttttctattttttttacttccctattttctataaattattttttaccatTTCCATCTATTATTTGAAGCctctctatataaaaaaaataaaaatggtaacatttttgaaaatgtgatattttaaaaaagtgattattatttttaatttaaaaatattattttataataaaaattattttaatatattggtctaattattgaatatttctattttcaatTGAAAAACTAATTTGAAATTCCACCTTTCatcgttttagatgaaaatcaAACTAACCAGTAACATTTGGTCTTTTAAGTCAACTATTTACACCGAATCACtctaatgagttttttttttataaattaaatttagtcatATTAgggttatattttattaagattttatatttgattttttattagataattttgatatacttttattcttttaaaaattactttttgCCACCtgaactattttatttaattaaatttattattattaaggaaaaattaactataataatacaaataaaacaacaaatttaaataagtatttaataaacaaaaagtATAGGTTGATATATTGATCTTCTTCTAGCCTGACTGCAATAAGAGGTGAATACTAACAGTAAGTTTTTATGTTCGAACCTGTTAAAgcaaattgtaaaaaaaaatatatattaaaatattaattagagatggaagtaatttgattatttgaatatatttttaatcatatcataatatattagtttttattatattaaaacctTATATTCtgacaaaatatttgaaacagTTGGATCAATTTGAATGCACACTTTacttacaatatttaaattcttCATTAAAAATCAGAAATGACCCCTCCAATCAAACGTATTACAAGTTCATTAAAGCAAGTTATTCAAActgttttattttacaaatcagactttaccaattatttttatacttagtgttataatttaatttaattgaaattaaataaatgtatgtaacataaatatttaataagtaaaGTTAATATAGTATTTgaaataaagaagaaagaaggtGGTGAAGGAATAAAGACAAATAaaggataatatatatatatatataatataatagaaagtttatttatatataatataatataaagtgaGTGGCTATagtttctttaatatttatatttggttGATTGTTCTTAGTgttataattacaatttttttttttaaagagggcCCCTAAGAAAAAGATGTAGTTTGGgtgacataaataattaaatatgtttgattttttttttaatattgtggATGTACGCATTGAAATGAATTGTGACTGAATACatgtatatacatttttatacttctttcattttattatatacttTGATGCATATAAAGTAAAATGTACAAATAATATTGTGCGGCCAAATTATCAACTTGttgagattttaaatattttatttaaagctTATAATTTGCAAaacaaaagttttattttaacgatttaaaaaacgattaacttattatttacgtgttatttataaataaataaataaataaataaaacattaatgttattaatttaactatcaaatttAAACGAATTTAGAGTTTTGAGTCTAGAGCTAGACATCgtgcataaacgttcgtattcgacttgggcaagtcgtgttagactcttaatcgtgtcgtgttgtgtcgtgcCTCAATCTTATctgtgtcgtatcgtgtcttgacccactcaaaatattatgattcacttATGTCGTGTTATTCATGTttacgagtttattcgtgtcgttcTAACTcttgtttaaattcgtgtttcgtgttattccgactagatttTGTCATCGTGTCAACCCAATAATGGCTTGACACACtcaatgttaattaattatttatttatttatttatatatatatatatatatatattaaattatattattagtaaaattataaaatatgattattaatttaaaaaatttaaattaatttaataagttaaatgtattaaatgtattaaatttattaaatttatttaatatgtaaaatgtgtaaatataaattttatataacatataatttcataaacaataatttaaatgtcaattatttaaaatgtattttaaaacatataaatcattattcaaataaaattagttaaatttgttgttataaagttattaatttatttaatatatatatatatatatatatatattaagttagttaaatatgataaatgtaaaattttataatttttaaaatattaaataagaatttatacctaattatttaattatttaactaggtatatgatatttattaaaagtagtggagattttttataataaaataaagttttttcttaaaatgttgtattcactttttaaaatttttgagtaatttaagagtttttttaaatgatttattgaAATACagatattaatcaattattacTTCAAGTATTGGATACTTATTTTAGGAAAAAATGAGaagaattgatatattattaatatttttatttaatataattaatagtagtttgagatttttttaggttaaagtatatttatataactatctgcatttttttaattaatattaattttataatttatatttttatttaattaataaaagtaatttaatattttattttataaattattttttttagataaagtTTCTTATTAACTTCAAAATTTTTTgagtgatttaagatttttttaaataatttaatgataaataattaaatatgtgatcAATTACTATGAATCTTGAGAGACTtggtaattttataatgttaacGTAAATGTTGGTAGTTTGAGTAACAaaacatgaaataaaatgagaaaGAAAGTGAGAAAAGTGagtagaaattataaatatatattattattttattaaaattaaaattattatcatatattattatttattgtattaacaataattaaaattataaataattaaaaaattaataagtaattaataaaagtaatatccaagagaattattaatagaatcatatttctattcatataatttattttaatttatattaatttaattttaattatatatatatatatatatatatatattacatttatgaaattaaataaaaatgtaataagtATAGAGAGTGTTaatgtgtttatgtcgtttcgtgtgtatacttgTGCTCGTATCGTGTCTATACTTGTGTCGTGCCTATATTCGTGTTGTGTCTGTGTCGACTCTTAaccgtgttacgatcgtataaactcataatcgtgccgtgatcgtgtcgtctcgtgcttgtatcaTGTCAACAcaagacccgagtgagataatatcgtattgTGTCTTTCCATAAAAATCTCGTATTGGATCTTGTCGGTTCGTATTTATCCAACCCATTGCCCAAAAAAATATcgtattgtgttttttttttatattttattattattatatttaaataatttaattatttataaataaccaCAAATCAAGTCAATTCCAATTTTATAAAGGTTGTTTGGTAAAcattgaattattaatataaatataattattaatattaaattcttaaattaagtAGTGTTATTATACTACAACTTTAGAATATTAAAATCTAGTTGTTATTGATATGATGATTTTGCACATGTTCAAAACTGCAATGCATTTACATTTCTCGCAACAGTTAACATACTCAACTTTTggaaaaacatgtttaataacTGCGATTAGCCTTTTAAGTTTTTTCAACTTTGATCTCCTAGCCATTGATCGAGTAACATTAACATGTAATTATGTCTTGTCTAATTCTTTGAGCACTTTAAATTTAGTAGTAGgttctattataattttattttctatttttttgacaaaaaaatttAGCTGTTAGTAGGTTTAAATGATaacttttgtttaatataaCACAACTTTAGAGAAAAGTAATATTTCACATtcaattatgatttttattagtAAGAATAAAAAGTAATACGTTTAATCTTTATGACATAACTTTTCACTTCATTAATTCAAGTAactttgatattaattaatttgatttaaatttaaatttaaattcaaataaacaatattCTTAAGACAAAGTGATTACaaaaatctagaaaaaaaattacatcacccaaagttattatttaataatttagtgAATCTCAAatgagattatataaataatttagtgaatctcagatttaaaatattttgataaaaacttattaataatgagattttgatttaaaaaaaataaattaaaaaaacactacatcaaacaaggcataAGACACAGTGATTATCGAAATCTTATCCAACAAactatttaaatgtttataaaatcaagtttgtatattgtgaataccaaacaaaaaaaaaaaaatgaagtccAAGAGcattatttttcttctctctcttttttcCCTTGTTAtgtgtgagttttttttttcattattatgttTAGATGATCAAATTATGAACATgcatttgattatttatattaaatcttTGAATTAAGTATTGTTATTATATCACAGTAATATCATCTACTACGATTGAAGTACCAACAATTTATAATCAGACGACGAGTGTTAAAGGTACATATTatcaatattcaaaatttcaataattatattctaaaatatgaaaattaaacaaaaactaaAGATTTTTCTTACCAGATATGGGCAAAGAAAAGAAGGAGATAGAAGTAAGTAAATATTTGCACATCCGTTGCCGTGTGACGCTTCCATGCGAATATGatccaaataaaaaaagttgTGCATGTTGTGATGATCCCGCTAGTCCTAATTATAATGTGTGTTATACTTTGCTTAATTATTGCGCAAGGATATGCATTGTAAGATAATCAGTTTAATCTGTCAAACTTTATTATCCAGTAGtctctaataaaaatattaattataaattagaaaaggttaaatatatatatatatatattaaaagatatttattacaaatttggattatatatattatcaaaacgTAATCAATCCGTACAACATATAATCCtatttcttgtttgatttaatttatttaaatcaaataaatcaatatcTATATTACTTGAGTGGTTTAAGTGGAAAAAAAACAGtgtcatataaattaaatgcgaaaattttaatttctaccAAATTGTATTAGCTCTATGTggagaataaattatataatttttaaataaaaattattcactcattaatttcttataattaaaaaaataaaattatttaaaatgtagctcaatatttaaatataaattcttaaaacAGAGACACATATCTTCATCAACAAAATTGTTGGTAAAAAAGGATTACTTATTTatcttttacaaatataaatctaataaatttatcattcacattatttaaatatatgtttaaatagacttaaaaaatatgttgataTTGAAGATCTCATCCATACTCTATGTTTAATAAGTGTTcacattattatcattattacattaaaaatttccaagtatttatttttagtcATATATTGGAAAAATACTTTACTTATTTAGTGTTATCacaaattttaatcatttagaTCACCCTCTATAACACTAACATCATCATGAAATAACACCCAATAATATAATTGAGCGAGGAATCCAATTACCAAACAAACAGAAAAGAAAAGAGGcggaatgaaaaaaaaaaaaaaatcttttataataCCAAACAGAtcgcactagtaaaaaatgtgtttttaacgGCGAAATTTTACGACGGTAtttaaaaccgtagttaataccttgtttttaactgtggtatataaacctgcctttaaaagtcttacatttaactacggtatataaaaccgcctttaaaagtcttacatttaactgtggtatataaaaaccgtagttaaaagtcttatctttaacTGCGGGTttttataccgtagttaaagtTTTATctctatttgttttttatacctCAGTTAAAATCTTACGTTTAATTGCGTTATATAGATCCACATTTAAaagtcttatattattataaatcataaaaaaaaaataataaatttttatttttattttttaaaaaattaattgagataagtttcaaaagagaatattagataagttaattaaaatatatatacttataaaatattattttatcagttCAATAAACATACCTTACATGAattaacaatgaaaaaaaatgaaataataaaatattatattgagacttcatatttatatatagttttatatccTATCCActtgatttagtttataaataattctaaaaataatattaaatcttattaatattattcactTTCATAATTAATGacttattaaataatagactaatttattactaattacttttataaaataatatatatatatattaagataaaatatttattatttcttaacctttataatttagtatgcattattatattttttaattcaaataaattttaaaaatatagaaaactagttttttttatttacattattaaaatatgtttaacgaagatttgatattgtcaagactattttttttataattaatggagataaattgttatcaaatatttatttagaatttttgttgtattattttttaaacttatattctaattaaattcataaaataatgtaataaataaataaataaatatatatatattaacaaatattaagacTTTTAAACCGTAATATGctagtatatttattaattaaaataaaatattgaaaatatatattatatatatatatatattatatacgatgaaagagaatgatttgaagttgaaaaaatgaaagaattttaaggaaataaaaaatagaagagaaagttgtttaattttttcaaccaattaacACGTCATTTCTTTCCCTAAGTTCCCTCCAATctctcatatgtatatataattattattttttttataaaagtaagttaaaaataaatattaatttaattttaaaaagctaAATAGGATTATTTCTATGCATTatcttagaaatttaatttaaatataagtttaaagaaGTTTACTttgtcaataattatatataattataaattaaaatattaacctattatatcaattaaatttaaattaaatttagtttcataattttatatatatttagtttataaataatactaaaaataatattaaatcttattaatatttttttctttcactaatttaatagactaattcatcactaattattttataaaataaaattaaaaataataaaaaaaatctagtttataagtttatatttatatataacaaatgtcTTATAGAAAGTAATTTGTTATGTGAATcacaattatataaagattttaaatatttttttatttaagattagttaatgtaattatcacaattaatggtaaataatttaatcacatttacaaatattatatctaaatttcaaataatataatatatatatatatatatatttattttaattgaagataaacattttatcattttaatcaaaatttatatttaaattatgtcttttataaaataatatataaatatatattaagataaactatttatcatttttgtataaacctttatataatttggtattcactattatctttttaagtgaaataaattctaaaaatatgaataattagtcatttttatttcatttagattcttaaaatatgtttaatggagatttgatattgtcaagattattttttttattgattaatggagttaaattgttatcaattatttacttAGCATTttgttgtgttatttttttaacttatattttaattaaattcttgaaataatataataaatatatatatattaattaacattattaagacTTTAAACCGCAATGAAATTAGTTATAactactaatatatttattattataaaatatatatagtgattgattcaataattatatattattataaatttaaatattaaactattatatcgataaaaaaaattagtttcataattttatatatatatagtttataaataatgctaaaaataatattaaatcttattaatatttaatcactaattaaataataaattaaataatagactaattcatctcaaattaattcataaaattaaattttaattaataacaaatgtataatttataactttatatttatatagataataaaCGACATAAAAACTAGGTAATTGGTACAGTTCATcacaattacataaatatttttaattttttttttattttagattaattttatattaaataatttaatcatatttacaaataatatatctaaatttcaaataatataatatatatatatatatatatatatatatatatatatatatatatatatataatattcatatattttaattgaagataaactctctatcattttagtcaaaatttatatctaaattacttttataaaattatatatatatatatatatatatatatttataattttaaaataaactctttatcatttttgtgtaaacttttataatttgatatatatatattatgataaattctttttcaaataaattttaaaaatatggaagactagtcatttttatctcatttaccttcctaaaatattttaatgaagatttgatcatttcaatgactattttcttattgattaatggagataaattgtcatcaattatttatttagtatttttgttatatttgtttttgaatttagtttaaactaaaggtatttgaaattgtaatttgtttaattattaataatattttttgtattttaatttataaattataaaataaaataaaaatatttttggtttttaattgatgaaaattaaaattaaaaataaaaactaattaagaaagtgtgtgaaagtattttttttatttctaatttatgtttagataaatatttaggaTTGTAAATAATCTGGTAatcataagtaataataaaagccgaaaaaatataaactttttagtagagaatataaatattttttttataaaaaattattgtttataaaatttataattatatatcagttttatttaatattagtgtttattttttataatatttgtattttataaaataaaataaaatttgtaatttttaaatatgaataaaaaaatataagaatttaattaaaaaatgaaatgcatacaatatctttgaattatataatatgtaaatttataaatataattgagaattattgtatttaatattatgttatttttaattatataaaacaataaaaatattaaggaattAAGGGTTATTTATTCCACTTCACCCAGTCTTCCATTTTCTTCTCCAAGTTTTCACATTCCTCTTTTTGTGGAACTTCAACCTATTCTTTTTGTGCATTATTTACATTCCCTATTATTTTCTAGCGTTTCACTTTACTcgtacatttgaagaagatttattattttctagCGTTTCACTTTACTcgtacatttgaagaagatttttgcATTGCTTCATCTGGCTCCCTGGTACATCTGAAGAAGATTTCTGCATTGTAAGTATAGTACTCCTTggtacatttgaagaagatttctgcATTGTAAGTatagtatttttgttttattgtgttatggtgtattaatagaaGCATGAAAGAAATTTGgtcattgaatataattaactttatttatgaattttaggttATCAAAATGTGGTTGTCattgatataaatttgaaaaaactaatgaatgttctaaattcatttcctcatttttctccatgattttatttaagtgaTAGTGATCTCTTTTGAAACAAGGATGATCCAAGACGTCCAATTTAAGACAAGGATAAATAGATGgaacaataaaatttctttgaGGGAAATTTACAGCACCACATTAGCATGTTAGTATGAATTTTCTctccaattaatttatcaaatgtaatttatatcaatttatttaatataggaaatattttacttagttCTTGCTTGttaaaagagagtaaaaaagtgtaatttgtatttgaatcttttataggttgggagaaggaagaaaattgatgaagaaaaggaagagggagaaggaagaaaatgaagaagaaaaggaagagggggaaggaagaaagaaaatgaagaagaaaaggaagagggagaaggaagaaagaaaatgaagaagaaaatgaagagggagaaggaagaaaatgaagagggagaaggaagagaagttatttcaaattttggaatttgattttttattgatataataatgtttattttgtatgactttaaataatatatatttgtatataattatatttttaaggtaatattataatataaaaatgaagtgttaattatataatattattttgaatgatttttattattgtcaATTGACTATTAACTACACTTATAACTATCAgctatttttaaactctaattagTAATTAGAGACAATTATTTGTGGTAAAAATATCGCATTTATATATAGccactattaactgcggtttttaaACTGCAGTTAGAAACTATTACTTGCGGTAAAAATCCCGCCTTTATAAGTAAACAATTTACTACAGTTTTAGGAACcgcagttagagactattaactgcagtcttataaaccgcagttagagattattaactgcggttttataaACCGCATTTAAAAGCTGGTATctgcggtaaatttaccgcCCTTAATTGTCAAAATCTCTTTAACGGCGGAACTATTAACGGCGGTTGACTACGGTAATTTTACCGCCGTAATTGTCTTTTAGCAGCGGTAAATTATACAATAACGGCGGTAAAAACCGcccttaaatgttacttttttactagtgagaAATCCAATTACATACTAATAACATAGAAATAACATTTTTGTCAATTCACTTGGACAAACATTTATGTCCAATGAATTGatgagaaggaagaagaaaggaaaaCGTATAATCTAAGGTTAGGTTTGCTTGTTCTTAATCCATTGAAGAAACCTAGCATTCCATGAAGTCCGTATCACAAAATTTATGCTCAGTTTTTggaaaaacatatttaacaacTGCGATtagtcttttaattttttttaacttttgctCTCCTAACATTAACATGCAATTATATCTTGCATAAATCTTTGAGTACTTTAAGTTTAATAGTAGGTT includes:
- the LOC124943012 gene encoding basic leucine zipper 9-like, yielding MDQKSGQIGDPLFLGGEILKRSESQLAFDELYRKDEKQRAKVLFLSHGLEDDPAAGVFSGDLAFPFDKSEMINGYIRSKDFTAAVDSPLSSECGNGNKTTTIKVTSGSSREQSEEDEAELDGWQYDETDPTNMRRLKRKMSNRESARRSRRRKQAQLSELEHQVEELKEENSTLYKQLSNATQQFKDATTNYRILKSDVEALRAKVELADAVARGSMPTSNLKNLLQNHLSLPPFHNINHQNSSIGLENLHGNSNNNMMMNNNRVSSVLENCVWEMHRPTNSD